A window of the Cynocephalus volans isolate mCynVol1 chromosome 10, mCynVol1.pri, whole genome shotgun sequence genome harbors these coding sequences:
- the P2RY11 gene encoding LOW QUALITY PROTEIN: P2Y purinoceptor 11 (The sequence of the model RefSeq protein was modified relative to this genomic sequence to represent the inferred CDS: deleted 1 base in 1 codon), whose protein sequence is MAATMSGAKPCPANFSAAADRILNSFQEGFLWPVLLADFLVAVAGNGLALYRFITREQRPWYPAVVFSAQLAVSDLLYALTLPPLVAYFYPPKNWRYGEALCRLEHFLFICNLQGSVIFITCVSLNRYVGVVHPFFTRSHLQPKHAWAVSAAGWALAALLAAPMLGFSHLKQEVGTGSIKCVGTAGDSHLEAYRTYSLALAGLGCGLPLLLTLAAYCALVRAVLRSPGMRAAEKLHVVLLVASGAALYASSYVPYHVTRVLNVHARQRWRALCPGFANETQAQEALELGLYVSHQVMRGLMPLAICLHPLLYMAVAPSLGCCRQCCPHWRGCRDPGDTESFGQAMPLDVKATPKTSEPRSPELTS, encoded by the exons ATGGCGGCCACCATGTCAG GTGCCAAACCCTGCCCAGCCAACTTCTCGGCAGCTGCTGACCGTATCCTCAACAGCTTCCAGGAGGGCTTCCTGTGGCCCGTGCTGCTGGCTGATTTCTTGGTGGCTGTGGCAGGCAACGGCCTGGCCCTGTACCGCTTCATCACCCGAGAGCAGCGCCCGTGGTACCCAGCCGTGGTCTTCTCAGCCCAGCTGGCAGTCAGCGACCTGCTCTATGCCCTGACACTGCCCCCGCTGGTGGCCTATTTCTACCCCCCAAAAAACTGGCGCTACGGGGAAGCCCTGTGCCGCCTGGAGCACTTCCTGTTCATCTGCAACCTGCAGGGCAGCGTTATCTTCATCACCTGCGTCAGCCTCAACCGCTATGTGGGCGTCGTGCACCCCTTCTTCACCCGCAGCCACCTGCAGCCCAAGCATGCCTGGGCTGTGAGCGCTGCTGGCTGGGCCCTGGCAGCCCTGCTGGCTGCACCCATGCTCGGCTTCTCCCACCTGAAGCAGGAGGTGGGCACAGGCAGCATCAAGTGCGTGGGAACTGCAGGGGACAGCCACCTCGAGGCCTACCGAACCTACAGCCTGGCACTAGCGGGACTGGGCTGCGGCCTGCCACTGCTGCTCACGCTGGCCGCCTACTGTGCCCTCGTGCGTGCCGTGCTGCGCAGCCCCGGCATGAGGGCGGCTGAGAAGCTGCATGTGGTGCTGCTGGTGGCCAGCGGTGCAGCCCTATATGCCAGCTCCTACGTGCCCTACCATGTCACACGGGTGCTGAACGTGCATGCTCGGCAGCGCTGGAGGGCTCTCTGCCCAGGCTTTGCAAATGAGACCCAGGCCCAGGAGGCCCTGGAGCTGGGCTTATATGTGAGCCACCAGGTGATGCGAGGCCTCATGCCCCTGGCCATCTGCCTCCACCCACTGCTGTACATGGCCGTGGCACCCAGCCTGGGCTGCTGCCGCCAATGCTGCCCTCACTGGAGGGGGTGCCGGGATCCAGGGGACACCGAGAGCTTTGGCCAAGCCATGCCCCTAGATGTCAAAGCCACC CCAAAAACCTCAGAGCCCCGGTCCCCTGAGCTGACCTCGTGA
- the EIF3G gene encoding eukaryotic translation initiation factor 3 subunit G, which translates to MPTGEFDSKPSWADQVEEEGEDDKCVTSELLKGIPLATGDTSPEPELLPGAPLPPPKEVITGNIKTVTEYKVDEDGKKFKIVRTFRIETRKASKAVARRKNWKKFGNSEFDPPGPNVATTTVSDDVSMTFITSKEDLNCQEEEDPMNKLKGQKIVSCRICKGDHWTTRCPYKDTLGPMQKELAEQLGLSTGEKEKLPGELEPVQATQNKTGKYVPPSLRDGASRRGESMQPNRRADDNATIRVTNLSEDTRETDLQELFRPFGSISRIYLAKDKTTGQSKGFAFISFHRREDAARAIAGVSGFGYDHLILNVEWAKPSTN; encoded by the exons ATGCCGACTGGAGAGTTTGA TTCGAAGCCCAGCTGGGCCGACCAggtggaagaggagggagaggacg ATAAATGTGTCACCAGCGAACTGCTCAAGGGGATCCCTCTGGCCACCGGCGACACCAGCCCAGAGCCTGAGCTACTCCCGGGAG CTCCACTGCCGCCTCCCAAGGAGGTCATCACCGGGAACATAAAGACAGTGACCGAGTACAAGGTAGATGAGGATGGCAAGAAGTTCAAG ATTGTCCGCACCTTCAGGATTGAGACCCGGAAGGCCTCAAAGGCTGTTGCAAGGAGGAAG AACTGGAAGAAGTTCGGCAACTCAGAGTTTGACCCCCCAGGGCCCAATGTGGCCACCACAACAGTCAGTGACGATGTCTCCATGACATTCATCACCAGCAAAGAG GACCTGAACtgccaggaggaggaggatccAATGAACAAGCTCAAGGGCCAGAAGATCGTGTCCTGCCGCATCTGCAAGGGTGACCACTGGACCACCCGCTGCCCCTACAAGGACACGCTGGGGCCCATGCAGAAGGAGCTGGCCGAGCAGCTGGGCCTGTCCACCGGCGAGAAGGAGAAGCTGCCAGGAG AGCTGGAGCCCGTGCAGGCCACCCAGAACAAGACAGGGAAGTATGTGCCACCGAGCCTGCGTGACGGAGCCAGCCGCCGCGGGGAGTCCATGCAGCCCAACCGAAGAG CCGACGACAACGCCACCATCCGCGTCACCAACCTGTCAGAGGACACACGTGAGACCGACCTGCAGGAGCTCTTCCGGCCCTTTGGCTCCATCTCCCGCATCTACCTGGCTAAGGACAAAACCACTGGCCAGTCGAAG GGCTTTGCCTTTATAAGCTTCCACCGCCGAGAGGATGCTGCACGCGCCATCGCCGGGGTATCCGGCTTCGGCTATGACCACCTCATCCTTAACGTTGAGTGGGCCAA accATCAACCAACTAA
- the DNMT1 gene encoding DNA (cytosine-5)-methyltransferase 1 isoform X4: MSEANHPLKPVSRLRTPRRSKSDGETKSEASPSPRITRKTTRQTTITSHFSKGPAKRKPEEESERAKSDDSVDEEEKDQDEKRRRVTSKELVARPLPAEEPESVRPGTHTEKEEERDEKEEKRLRSQTKELIPKQKPKEELDREARPGTHADMEEERDEKDEKRHRSQPKDLAAKRRPEEKEPEKVTPQVSDERDEDEKEEKRRKTTPKEPTEKKMARTKAVVSSKTHPPKCIQCGQYLDDPDLKYEQHPPDALDEPQMLTNEKLSIFDDNEDGFESYEALPQHKLTCFSVYCKHGHLCPIDTGLIEKNVELYFSGSAKPIYEDNPSLEGGVNGKNLGPINEWWITGFDGGEKALIGFSTSFAEYILMNPCPEYAPIFGLMKEKIYISKIVVEFLQNNPDSTYEDLINKIETTVPPPGLNLNRFTEDSLLRHAQFVVEQVESYDEAGDSDEQPIFLTPCMRDLIKLAGVTLGKRRAERRRTFRHPAKEKDKGPTKATTTKLVYQIFDTFFAEQIEKDDREDKENTFKRRRCGVCEVCQQPECGKCKACKDMVKFGGSGRSKQACQERRCPNMAMKEADDDEEVDDNIPEMPSPKKMHQGKKKKQNKNRISWVGEAVKTDGKKSYYKKVCIDAETLEVGDCVSVIPDDSSKPLYLARVTALWEDSSNGQMFHAHWFCAGTDTVLGATSDPLELFLVDECEDMQLSYIHSKVKVVYKAPSETWAMEGGLDPESMLAGDNDDGKTYFYQLWYDQDYARFESPPKTQPTEDNKYKFCASCARLAEMRQKEIPRVLEQIEDLDSRVLYSSATKNGIQYRVGDGVYLPPEAFTFNIKLSSPVKRPRKEPVDEDLYPEHYRKYSDYIKGSNLDAPEPYRIGRIKEIFCTKKSNGRPNETDIKIRINKFYRPENTHKSTPASYHADINLLYWSDEDAVVDFKAVQGRCTVEYGEDLPECLQDYSAGGPDRFYFLEAYNAKSKTFEDPPNHARSPGNKGKGKGKGKGRAKSQTCEPSEPEMEIKLPKLRTLDVFSGCGGLSEGFHQAGISETLWAIEMWDPAAQAFRLNNPGSTVFTEDCNVLLKLVMAGETTNARGQRLPQKGDVEMLCGGPPCQGFSGMNRFNSRTYSKFKNSLVVSFLSYCDYYRPRYFLLENVRNFVSFKRSMVLKLTLRCLVRMGYQCTFGVLQAGQYGVAQTRRRAIILAAAPGEKLPLFPEPLHVFAPRACQLSVVVDDKKFVSNITRLSSGPFRTITVRDTMSDLPEIRNGASAPEISYNGEPQSWFQRQLRGSQYQPILRDHICKDMSELVAARMRHIPLAPGSDWRDLPNIQVRLSDGTMTNKLRYTYHDRKNGRSSLGALRGVCSCVEAGKACDPVARQFNTLIPWCLPHTGNRHNHWAGLYGRLEWDGFFSTTVTNPEPMGKQGRVLHPEQHRVVSVRECARSQGFPDTYRLFGNILDKHRQVGNAVPPPLAKAIGLEIKLCMLAKARESASAKIKEEKATKD; encoded by the exons GAAGAAAAGAGACTCAGAAGTCAAACCAAAGAACT AATACCGAAACAGAAACCTAAAGAAGAGCTGGACAGAGAAGCCAGACCAGGAACTCACGCTGAcatggaggaagaaagagatgagAAA gatgAAAAGAGGCACAGAAGTCAACCCAAAGATCT AGCTGCCAAACGGAGACCTGAAGAAAAAGAACCTGAAAAAGTAACTCCACAAGTTTCTGATGAAAGAGATGAGGATGAAAAG gAAGAGAAGAGACGCAAAACAACACCCAAAGAACC AACGGAAAAAAAAATGGCTAGAACCAAAGCAGTTGTGAGCTCCAAG ACCCACCCTCCGAAATGCATCCAGTGTGGCCAGTACCTGGACGACCCCGATCTCAAGTATGAGCAGCACCCCCCGGACGCC TTGGATGAGCCACAGATGTTGACAAATGAGAAACTGTCCATCTTCGATGACAACGAAGATGGCTTTGAGAGTTACGAGGCTCTTCCCCAACACAAGCTGACGTGCTTCAG CGTGTACTGTAAGCATGGTCATCTGTGCCCAATCGACACTGGCCTCATTGAGAAGAATGTTGAGCTCTACTTTTCTGGCTCAGCAAAACCAATATATGAAGACAACCCATCCCTTGAAG GTGGCGTTAATGGCAAAAATCTTGGCCCCATAAATGAATGGTGGATCACTGGCTTTGATGGAGGGGAAAAGGCCCTCATTGGTTTCAGTACCT CGTTTGCCGAATACATTCTGATGAATCCCTGCCCAGAGTATGCACCGATATTTGGGCTGATGAAGGAGAAGATCTACATAAGTAAGATAGTGGTCGAGTTCCTGCAGAACAATCCCGACTCGACCTATGAAGACCTAATCAATAAGATTGAG aCCACTGTTCCTCCTCCTGGACTCAACCTGAACCGATTCACGGAGGATTCTCTCCTTCGACACGCCCAGTTTGTGGTGGAACAGGTAGAGAGTTATGACGAGGCTGGGGACAGTGACGAGCAGCCCATTTTCCTGACTCCCTGCATGAGGGACCTGATCAAGTTGGCTGGGGTCACCCTGGGAAAAAG GCGAGCCGAAAGACGTCGGACCTTCAGGCATCCTGCCAAGGAGAAGGATAAAGGACCCACGAAAGCCACGACTACAAAGCTGGTCTACCAGATCTTTGACACTTTCTTCGCAGAGCAAATTGAAAAGGACGACAGAGAAGACAAGGAGAACACTTTTAAACGCCGGCGGTGTGGCGTCTGTGAG GTTTGTCAGCAGCCCGAGTGTGGAAAGTGTAAAGCCTGTAAGGACATGGTTAAGTTTGGTGGCAGTGGACGGAGCAAGCAGGCCTGCCAGGAGAGGAG GTGTCCCAATATGGCCATGAAGGAGGCAGATGATGACGAGGAAGTCGATGATAATATCCCAGAGATGCCATCACCCAAAAAAATGCatcaggggaagaaaaagaaacagaacaagaaTCGGATCTCTTGGGTTGGAGAAGCTGTCAAG ACTGATGGGAAGAAGAGTTATTATAAGAAGGTGTGCATTGATGCAGAAACCCTGGAAGTGGGGGACTGTGTCTCTGTCATTCCAGATGACTCCTCAAAACCACTGTATTTAGCCAG AGTCACAGCACTGTGGGAGGACAGCAGCAATGGACAGATGTTTCATGCCCACTGGTTCTGCGCTGGGACAGATACGGTCCTTGGGGCCACATCGGACCCTCTGGAGCTGTTCCTGGTAGATGAGTGTGAGGACATGCAGCTTTCGTACATCCACAGCAAAGTGAAGGTTGTTTATAAAGCTCCCTCAGAAACCTGGGCCATGGAG GGAGGCTTGGATCCCGAGTCCATGCTGGCAGGGGACAACGATGATGGGAAGACCTATTTCTATCAGCTGTGGTATGACCAAGACTATGCGAGATTCGAGTCTCCTCCCAAAACCCAGCCGACAGAGGACAACAAGTACAA GTTCTGTGCAAGCTGTGCCCGTCTGGCTGaaatgaggcaaaaagaaatccCCCGGGTCCTGGAGCAGATTGAAGACCTGGACAGCCGGGTTCTCTACAGCTCAGCCACCAAGAACGGTATCCAGTATCGGGTGGGCGATGGTGTGTACCTGCCTCCTGAGGCCTTCACCTTCAA CATCAAGCTGTCCAGCCCTGTGAAACGCCCACGGAAGGAGCCTGTGGACGAAGACCTGTACCCAGAGCACTACCGGAAGTATTCTGACTACATCAAAGGCAGCAACTTGGACGCCCCCGAGCCCTACCGCATTGGCCGGATAAAAGAGATTTTCTGCACCAAGAAGAGCAATGGCAGGCCCAATGAGACAGACATCAAGATCAGGATCAACAAGTTTTACAG GCCTGAGAACACTCACAAGTCCACCCCAGCAAGCTACCACGCGGACATCAACTTGCTCTACTGGAGCGACGAGGACGCTGTGGTGGACTTCAAGGCTGTGCAGGGCCGCTGCACCGTGGAGTACGGGGAAGACCTGCCCGAGTGCCTCCAGGACTACTCTGCGGGTGGCCCAGACCGCTTCTACTTCCTTGAG GCCTATAACGCAAAGAGCAAAACCTTTGAAGATCCTCCAAACCACGCCCGTAGCCCTGGAAATAAAGGGAAGGGCAAGGGCAAAG GCAAAGGCAGGGCCAAGTCTCAAACATGTGAGCCGAGTGAGCCAGAGATGGAAATAAAGCTGCCCAAGCTGCGGACCCTGGATGTGTTCTCAGGCTGTGGGGGACTGTCGGAAGGCTTCCATCAAGCAG GCATCTCTGAGACGCTGTGGGCCATCGAGATGTGGGACCCTGCGGCCCAGGCATTCCGGCTGAACAACCCTGGGTCCACGGTGTTCACAGAGGACTGCAATGTCCTGCTGAAGCTGGTCATGGCGGGGGAGACCACCAACGCCCGCGGCCAGCGGCTGCCTCAGAAGGGCGACGTGGAGATGCTGTGCGGGGGGCCTCCCTGCCAGGGCTTTAGTGGCATGAACCGCTTCAACTCGCGCACCTACTCCAAGTTCAAAAACTCCCTGGTGGTCTCCTTCCTCAG CTACTGTGACTACTACCGGCCTCGGTACTTCCTGCTGGAGAATGTCCGCAACTTTGTCTCCTTCAAGCGCTCCATGGTCCTGAAGCTCACCCTCCGCTGCCTGGTCCGCATGGGCTACCAGTGCACCTTCGGCGTGTTGCAG GCCGGTCAGTATGGCGTGGCCCAGACGCGGAGGCGGGCCATCATCCTGGCTGCAGCCCCTGGAGAGAAGCTCCCCCTGTTCCCAGAGCCTCTGCACGTGTTTGCGCCCCGGGCCTGCCAGCTGAGTGTGGTGGTGGACGACAAGAAGTTTGTCAGCAACATAACCAG GTTGAGCTCAGGCCCGTTCCGAACCATCACTGTGCGGGACACGATGTCTGACCTCCCTGAGATCCGGAATGGAGCCTCAGCACCAGAGATCTCCTATAACGGGGAGCCACAGTCCTGGTTCCAGAGGCAGCTCCGGGGCTCGCAGTACCAACCCATCCTCAGGGACCACATCTGTAAG GACATGAGCGAGTTGGTGGCAGCCCGCATGCGGCACATTCCCCTGGCCCCAGGTTCCGACTGGCGTGACCTGCCGAACATCCAGGTGCGGCTGTCTGATGGCACCATGACCAATAAGCTCCGGTATACCTACCACGACAGGAAGAATGGCCGCAGCAGCTTGGGGGCTCTCCGTGGGGTCTGCTCCTGTGTGGAAG CCGGCAAAGCCTGCGACCCCGTAGCCAGACAGTTCAACACTCTCATCCCCTGGTGCTTACCCCACACTGGCAACAGGCACAACCACTGGGCTGGCCTCTACGGGAGGCTTGAATGGGACGGCTTCTTCAGCACGACTGTCACCAACCCTGAGCCAATGGGCAAGCAG GGTCGCGTGCTCCACCCTGAGCAGCACCGTGTGGTGAGTGTGCGGGAATGCGCCCGCTCCCAGGGCTTCCCAGACACTTACCGGCTGTTTGGCAACATTCTGGACAAGCACCGGCAG gTGGGTAACGCCGTGCCACCTCCCCTGGCCAAAGCCATTGGCTTGGAGATCAAGCTGTGTATGTTGGCCAAAGCTCGAGAGAGTGCCTCAG ctaaaataaaggaagagaaagctACTAAGGACTAG